In Larimichthys crocea isolate SSNF chromosome VI, L_crocea_2.0, whole genome shotgun sequence, one genomic interval encodes:
- the larp4ab gene encoding la-related protein 4 isoform X2, whose protein sequence is MVTTKGAGLNPNAKVWQEIPAHQDNIPEEPEDSPWLLTYPPPAEMTDDGTVNGVDHLDMSYLVFDPQCELAIDTEVSKEQPMSEESLRESLKKQLEFCFSRENLSKDLYLISQMDSDQFVPIWTIACMEDIKALSTDMDLILDILRASPMVQVDETGEKVRPNHSRCIIILREVPETTPVEEVEALFKSDNCPKVLSAEFAHNSNWYITFQSDMDALQALRYLREEVKMFQGKPIMARIKAINTFFGKNGFRSVDSSVYSQHAQPQAQYGSAVYVQQVYSPQQQYPVYPVVSPSWNPSVVPYFETPLAPFPNNGYMNGYSSQGNYKGNMNAHQHMGRNRNNVRGHPRSGDAPPPLMDGLSGPLSPQSLQTSGTVTASLPSFSLKDTSPGGYVNGSGRGRRSSHRGMRRKREDEHTTRLVPLMEAKIPPPPKFDLAATNFPPLPGSVVSVQGETMSEMRLSDVVRGLKVTNKSVSQDVNETQHANVAEDTVSKPDPVTQVAKPAPVTPQTVEPPVSSVASPIKEEDNAEPLIPMEITLFRALPPRQPLNLLPPPAASLLQKHLHHYPQLQHQTWGQESSAMQRCARDWQRTRHRHRRPLPRPPPHHPASPCKS, encoded by the exons ATg GTTACCACAAAGGGAGCAGGTCTGAACCCCAACGCCAAAGTTTGGCAGGAGATCCCTGCCCACCAGGATAACATCCCAGAAGAGCCAGAGGATTCTCCTTGGCTGCTGACCTACCCTCCTCCCGCCGAGATGACAGACG ATGGCACTGTGAACGGCGTTGACCACCTTGACATGAGCTATTTAGTCTTTGACCCCCAATGCGAGTTAGCCATAGACACAGAGGTGTCTAAGGAACAACCGATGTCTGAGGAGAGCCTGAGAGAGTCTCTGAAGAAACAGCTGGAGTTCTGCTTTTCGAG agagaATCTGTCTAAGGACCTGTACCTCATATCCCAGATGGACAGTGATCAGTTTGTTCCCATCTGGACCATCGCTTGCATGGAGGACATCAAAGCTCTTAGCACAGACATGGACCTCATTCTGGACATACTGCGAG CCTCTCCCATGGTGCAAGTCGATGAAACTGGCGAGAAGGTTCGTCCAAACCACAGTCGCTGCATCATCATTTTGAGAGAGGTGCCAGAAACGACACCAGTCGAG GAAGTGGAGGCTCTTTTTAAGAGTGACAACTGTCCAAAAGTGTTAAGTGCCGAGTTTGCACACAACAGCAACTGGTACATAACATTTCAGTCAGATATGGATGCACTACAG GCTCTCAGATACctgagagaggaagtgaaaatgTTCCAGGGAAAGCCAATCATG GCCCGCATAAAGGCCATCAACACGTTCTTTGGTAAGAACGGCTTCCGCAGCGTGGACTCGAGCGTGTACAGTCAGCACGCCCAACCACAGGCTCAGTATGGCTCCGCAGTCTACGTGCAGCAGGTGTACAGCCCTCAGCAGCAATACCCCGTGTACCCCGTGGTCTCCCCCTCCTGGAACCCTTCAGTCGTGCCATACTTTGAAACGCCGCTG GCACCTTTCCCGAACAATGGATACATGAATGGTTACAGCAGTCAGGGGAACTACAAAGGAAACATGAACGCCCATCAACACATGGGCAGGAATCG aaacaatgtcAGGGGTCACCCTCGGTCTGGAGATGCACCCCCTCCCCTGATGGATGGCCTGTCTGGCCCCTTGAGTCCACAGTCCCTCCAGACATCGGGGACAGTGACCGCCTCTCTGCCCTCCTTCAGCCTTAAGGACACTTCACCCGGTGGATATGTGAACGGGTCCGGGCGGGGCAG GAGAAGTAGCCACAGAGGcatgaggaggaaaagagaagatGAACATACAACG AGGCTTGTCCCTCTGATGGAGGCCAAGATACCACCTCCACCAAAGTTCGACCTGGCAGCCACCAACTTTCCTCCTTTACCGGGATCTGTGGTCAGCGTGCAGGGAGAGACCATGTCAGAGATGCGCCTCTCTGACGTTGTCCGTGGCCTAAAAGTTACCAACAAG TCTGTGAGCCAAGACGTTAACGAGACCCAACACGCAAACGTGGCAGAAGATACTGTAAGCAAACCTGATCCTGTGACCCAGGTTGCTAAACCTGCTCCAGTGACACCACAAACAGTGGAACCGCCAGTTTCAAG TGTCGCTTCTCCAATAAAGGAAGAGGATAACGCCGAGCCGCTGATTCCAATGGAAATAACTCTCTTCCGCGCGCTGCCTCCCCGACAGCCTCTGAACCTGCTCCCTCCACCTGCAGCCAGTCTTCTACAGAAGCACCTTCATCATTACCCCCAACTCCAACATCAGACCTG GGGTCAAGAAAGCTCAGCTATGCAGAGGTGTGCCAGAGACTGGCAAAGGACCCGCCACCGGCACAGACGCCCTCTCCCTCGCCCTCCGCCTCATCACCCAGCCAGCCCCTGCAAGAGCTGA
- the larp4ab gene encoding la-related protein 4 isoform X1, with amino-acid sequence MVTTKGAGLNPNAKVWQEIPAHQDNIPEEPEDSPWLLTYPPPAEMTDGDLDDSSSGGKGCDTEYPDSTADYAPVPTDGTVNGVDHLDMSYLVFDPQCELAIDTEVSKEQPMSEESLRESLKKQLEFCFSRENLSKDLYLISQMDSDQFVPIWTIACMEDIKALSTDMDLILDILRASPMVQVDETGEKVRPNHSRCIIILREVPETTPVEEVEALFKSDNCPKVLSAEFAHNSNWYITFQSDMDALQALRYLREEVKMFQGKPIMARIKAINTFFGKNGFRSVDSSVYSQHAQPQAQYGSAVYVQQVYSPQQQYPVYPVVSPSWNPSVVPYFETPLAPFPNNGYMNGYSSQGNYKGNMNAHQHMGRNRNNVRGHPRSGDAPPPLMDGLSGPLSPQSLQTSGTVTASLPSFSLKDTSPGGYVNGSGRGRRSSHRGMRRKREDEHTTRLVPLMEAKIPPPPKFDLAATNFPPLPGSVVSVQGETMSEMRLSDVVRGLKVTNKSVSQDVNETQHANVAEDTVSKPDPVTQVAKPAPVTPQTVEPPVSSVASPIKEEDNAEPLIPMEITLFRALPPRQPLNLLPPPAASLLQKHLHHYPQLQHQTWGQESSAMQRCARDWQRTRHRHRRPLPRPPPHHPASPCKS; translated from the exons ATg GTTACCACAAAGGGAGCAGGTCTGAACCCCAACGCCAAAGTTTGGCAGGAGATCCCTGCCCACCAGGATAACATCCCAGAAGAGCCAGAGGATTCTCCTTGGCTGCTGACCTACCCTCCTCCCGCCGAGATGACAGACG GTGACTTAGACGATTCCTCTTCAGGGGGAAAAGGATGCGACACTGAATACCCCGACAGCACTGCTGACTATGCCCCTGTGCCCACAGATGGCACTGTGAACGGCGTTGACCACCTTGACATGAGCTATTTAGTCTTTGACCCCCAATGCGAGTTAGCCATAGACACAGAGGTGTCTAAGGAACAACCGATGTCTGAGGAGAGCCTGAGAGAGTCTCTGAAGAAACAGCTGGAGTTCTGCTTTTCGAG agagaATCTGTCTAAGGACCTGTACCTCATATCCCAGATGGACAGTGATCAGTTTGTTCCCATCTGGACCATCGCTTGCATGGAGGACATCAAAGCTCTTAGCACAGACATGGACCTCATTCTGGACATACTGCGAG CCTCTCCCATGGTGCAAGTCGATGAAACTGGCGAGAAGGTTCGTCCAAACCACAGTCGCTGCATCATCATTTTGAGAGAGGTGCCAGAAACGACACCAGTCGAG GAAGTGGAGGCTCTTTTTAAGAGTGACAACTGTCCAAAAGTGTTAAGTGCCGAGTTTGCACACAACAGCAACTGGTACATAACATTTCAGTCAGATATGGATGCACTACAG GCTCTCAGATACctgagagaggaagtgaaaatgTTCCAGGGAAAGCCAATCATG GCCCGCATAAAGGCCATCAACACGTTCTTTGGTAAGAACGGCTTCCGCAGCGTGGACTCGAGCGTGTACAGTCAGCACGCCCAACCACAGGCTCAGTATGGCTCCGCAGTCTACGTGCAGCAGGTGTACAGCCCTCAGCAGCAATACCCCGTGTACCCCGTGGTCTCCCCCTCCTGGAACCCTTCAGTCGTGCCATACTTTGAAACGCCGCTG GCACCTTTCCCGAACAATGGATACATGAATGGTTACAGCAGTCAGGGGAACTACAAAGGAAACATGAACGCCCATCAACACATGGGCAGGAATCG aaacaatgtcAGGGGTCACCCTCGGTCTGGAGATGCACCCCCTCCCCTGATGGATGGCCTGTCTGGCCCCTTGAGTCCACAGTCCCTCCAGACATCGGGGACAGTGACCGCCTCTCTGCCCTCCTTCAGCCTTAAGGACACTTCACCCGGTGGATATGTGAACGGGTCCGGGCGGGGCAG GAGAAGTAGCCACAGAGGcatgaggaggaaaagagaagatGAACATACAACG AGGCTTGTCCCTCTGATGGAGGCCAAGATACCACCTCCACCAAAGTTCGACCTGGCAGCCACCAACTTTCCTCCTTTACCGGGATCTGTGGTCAGCGTGCAGGGAGAGACCATGTCAGAGATGCGCCTCTCTGACGTTGTCCGTGGCCTAAAAGTTACCAACAAG TCTGTGAGCCAAGACGTTAACGAGACCCAACACGCAAACGTGGCAGAAGATACTGTAAGCAAACCTGATCCTGTGACCCAGGTTGCTAAACCTGCTCCAGTGACACCACAAACAGTGGAACCGCCAGTTTCAAG TGTCGCTTCTCCAATAAAGGAAGAGGATAACGCCGAGCCGCTGATTCCAATGGAAATAACTCTCTTCCGCGCGCTGCCTCCCCGACAGCCTCTGAACCTGCTCCCTCCACCTGCAGCCAGTCTTCTACAGAAGCACCTTCATCATTACCCCCAACTCCAACATCAGACCTG GGGTCAAGAAAGCTCAGCTATGCAGAGGTGTGCCAGAGACTGGCAAAGGACCCGCCACCGGCACAGACGCCCTCTCCCTCGCCCTCCGCCTCATCACCCAGCCAGCCCCTGCAAGAGCTGA
- the pfdn5 gene encoding prefoldin subunit 5: MAVNLTDLSLPQLEGLKTQLDQEIEFLTSSIGQLKVVQTKYVEAKDSLNVLNKNNKGKELLVPLTSSMYVPGSLNDVENVLVDVGTGYYVEKKVEDSKAFFKRKIDFLTKQIEKIQPALQEKHAMKQAVIEVMNVKIQQLQQSQQASQMVGTTKA; this comes from the exons ATGGCGGTGAATCTCACAGACCTCTCCCTGCCTCAGTTAGAGGGACTGAAGACCCAGCTGGACCAG GAGATTGAGTTCCTGACGTCTTCAATAGGTCAGCTCAAAGTGGTCCAGACCAAGTATGTGGAAGCCAAAGACAGTTTGAACGtcctcaacaaaaacaataaag gAAAAGAATTGCTCGTGCCACTGACCAGCTCT ATGTACGTCCCTGGATCATTAAACGACGTGGAAAATGTTTTAGTGGATGTGGGGACTGGATACTATGTTGAAAAG AAAGTGGAAGACTCGAAGGCATTCTTCAAACGCAAAATAGACTTCCTCACAAAGCAAATAGAGAAAATACAACCAGCCCTACAGGAAAAACATGCCATGAAACAAG CTGTGATCGAAGTAATGAACGTGAAGATCCAGCAACTACAACAGAGCCAGCAAGCGTCACAGATGGTTGGGACCACCAAGGCTTAA